From a single Cupriavidus taiwanensis LMG 19424 genomic region:
- a CDS encoding glutathione S-transferase N-terminal domain-containing protein yields MKLYASRTSPYARKVRVVMAEKKIECQLIEEDVWSPDTRIGQYNPLGKVPCLVMEDGGAIFDSRVIVEYVDTLTPVSRLIPQGGRERLEVRCWEALADGLLDAALLVRLEATQREPHERSERWVQRQRGKIDAALVAMAHGLADRPFCTGIHYSLADVAVGCALSYLDFRFPEIAWRERHPNLAALEEKLSKRQSFIDTEPPRG; encoded by the coding sequence ATGAAGCTGTATGCATCCCGGACCAGTCCGTACGCGCGCAAGGTGCGCGTGGTGATGGCGGAGAAGAAGATCGAATGCCAGCTGATCGAAGAGGACGTCTGGTCGCCTGACACCCGGATCGGCCAGTACAACCCGCTGGGCAAGGTGCCCTGCCTGGTGATGGAAGACGGCGGCGCGATCTTCGATTCGCGCGTGATCGTCGAATATGTCGACACGCTCACGCCGGTCAGCCGGCTGATCCCGCAAGGCGGGCGCGAGCGCCTGGAAGTGCGCTGCTGGGAGGCGCTGGCCGACGGCCTGCTCGACGCCGCGCTGCTGGTGCGCCTGGAAGCGACCCAGCGCGAGCCGCACGAGCGCAGCGAGCGCTGGGTGCAGCGCCAGCGCGGCAAGATCGACGCGGCACTGGTGGCCATGGCGCACGGCCTGGCCGACCGCCCCTTCTGCACCGGCATCCACTACTCACTGGCCGACGTGGCGGTGGGCTGCGCGCTGTCCTACCTGGACTTCCGCTTCCCGGAGATCGCCTGGCGCGAGCGCCATCCGAACCTGGCGGCGCTGGAAGAAAAGCTGTCGAAGCGGCAGTCGTTCATCGATACCGAGCCGCCACGCGGCTGA
- the mnmA gene encoding tRNA 2-thiouridine(34) synthase MnmA, whose amino-acid sequence MSGAAKRVVVGMSGGVDSSVTAWLLKQQGYEVIGLFMKNWEDDDDSEYCSTRQDWLDVVSVADLIGVDVEAVNFAAEYKDRVFADFLREYSAGRTPNPDVLCNAEIKFKAFLDHAMSLGAETIATGHYARVRQNAAGRFELLKALDHTKDQSYFLHRLNQAQLSRTLFPLGEIPKTRVREIAAEIGLPNAKKKDSTGICFIGERPFRDFLNRYLPTKPGPMKTPEGKVVGEHIGLAFYTLGQRKGIGLGGSRDGNGDAWYVARKDMANNTLYVVQGHDHPWLLTPVLNASDLSWVAGEPPAAGAAMAAKTRYRQSDAACTVQAVDADALSLGFAEPQWAVTPGQSAVLYDGDICLGGGIIQ is encoded by the coding sequence GTGAGCGGTGCCGCAAAGCGTGTCGTGGTGGGGATGTCCGGCGGGGTCGATTCGTCGGTCACCGCGTGGCTGCTCAAGCAGCAGGGCTACGAGGTCATCGGCCTGTTCATGAAGAACTGGGAAGACGATGACGACAGCGAGTACTGCTCCACGCGCCAGGACTGGCTCGACGTGGTCTCGGTGGCCGACCTGATCGGCGTCGACGTGGAGGCGGTCAACTTCGCCGCCGAATACAAGGACCGCGTCTTTGCCGACTTCCTGCGCGAATACTCGGCCGGCCGCACGCCCAACCCGGATGTGCTGTGCAATGCCGAGATCAAGTTCAAGGCCTTCCTGGACCATGCCATGTCGCTCGGCGCCGAGACCATCGCCACCGGCCACTATGCGCGCGTGCGCCAGAACGCGGCCGGCCGCTTCGAGCTGCTCAAGGCGCTGGACCATACCAAGGACCAGAGCTACTTCCTGCACCGGCTGAACCAGGCGCAGCTGTCGCGCACGCTGTTCCCGCTGGGCGAGATCCCGAAAACCCGCGTGCGCGAGATCGCCGCCGAGATCGGCCTGCCCAACGCGAAGAAGAAGGACTCGACCGGCATCTGCTTTATCGGCGAGCGTCCGTTCCGTGATTTCCTGAACCGCTACCTGCCCACCAAACCGGGGCCGATGAAGACGCCCGAGGGCAAGGTGGTCGGCGAGCATATCGGCCTGGCGTTCTATACGCTGGGGCAGCGCAAGGGCATCGGCCTGGGCGGCAGCCGCGACGGCAATGGCGACGCCTGGTATGTCGCGCGCAAGGACATGGCGAACAATACGCTTTACGTGGTGCAGGGCCACGACCATCCGTGGCTGCTGACGCCGGTGCTGAACGCATCGGACCTGTCCTGGGTGGCGGGCGAGCCGCCTGCTGCGGGCGCGGCGATGGCCGCCAAGACCCGCTATCGGCAGAGCGATGCCGCCTGCACGGTGCAGGCGGTCGACGCCGATGCGCTTTCGCTGGGGTTTGCCGAGCCGCAATGGGCGGTCACTCCCGGCCAGTCGGCGGTGCTGTATGACGGGGATATCTGCCTGGGCGGCGGCATCATCCAGTAG
- a CDS encoding NUDIX hydrolase, producing the protein MSSDWNASVTVAAVIERGGRFLLVEEETADGLRLNQPAGHLDPGESLIRAVIRETLEETAHTFEPRALLGCYMGRSLSSRTGGDVTYVRFAFTGDLGSLDAGRQLDTGIVRTVWMGADELRACPERHRSPLVMACVDDYLAGKRFALDALYTHPSVLQSGAQS; encoded by the coding sequence ATGTCAAGTGACTGGAATGCCAGCGTGACCGTTGCCGCCGTGATCGAGCGCGGTGGCCGGTTCCTGCTGGTGGAAGAAGAGACCGCCGACGGGCTGCGCCTGAACCAGCCCGCGGGCCACCTGGATCCGGGCGAAAGCCTGATCCGCGCCGTGATCCGTGAAACCCTGGAAGAAACCGCCCACACTTTCGAGCCGCGCGCGCTGCTGGGCTGCTACATGGGCCGTTCGCTGTCGTCGCGCACCGGGGGCGACGTGACCTACGTGCGCTTTGCCTTTACCGGCGACCTCGGCTCGCTCGACGCCGGCCGCCAGCTCGACACCGGCATCGTGCGTACGGTCTGGATGGGTGCCGATGAACTGCGCGCGTGCCCGGAGCGGCATCGCTCGCCGCTGGTGATGGCGTGCGTGGACGACTACCTGGCCGGCAAGCGCTTTGCGCTGGACGCGCTGTACACGCACCCCTCGGTGCTGCAATCGGGGGCGCAGTCGTGA
- a CDS encoding Re/Si-specific NAD(P)(+) transhydrogenase subunit alpha produces MYIGIPQETRAGETRVAATPETVKKYVAQGHKVVVQAGAGLGASQPDGAYEAVGATIGSAADALGAQLVLKVRAPDAAELAQMKPGAVLVGMLNPFDAENNARMSAANITAFALEAAPRTTRAQSMDVLSSQANIAGYKAVLLAAHHYQRFMPMLMTAAGTVKAARVLILGAGVAGLQAIATAKRLGAVIEASDVRPAVKEQIESLGAKFLDVPFLTDEEREIAQGVGGYARPMPPDWMKRQAELVHQRAIQADIVITTALIPGRKAPVLLQEATVAQMKPGSVVVDLAAAQGGNCPLTVADQVVNHNGVILIGHTNLASMVAADASALYARNVLDFLKLVVDKDGQFTLNLEDDIVAACLMCRDGQVVREAA; encoded by the coding sequence ATGTACATCGGCATCCCGCAGGAGACGCGGGCCGGCGAGACTCGCGTCGCCGCCACCCCGGAGACCGTCAAGAAATACGTCGCCCAGGGGCACAAGGTGGTGGTTCAGGCCGGTGCCGGCCTGGGCGCCAGCCAGCCCGACGGCGCGTATGAGGCGGTCGGCGCCACCATCGGCAGCGCCGCCGACGCGCTCGGCGCGCAACTGGTGCTGAAGGTGCGCGCGCCCGACGCCGCCGAACTGGCGCAGATGAAGCCCGGCGCGGTGCTGGTGGGCATGCTCAATCCCTTCGATGCCGAGAACAACGCGCGCATGTCGGCCGCCAACATCACCGCCTTCGCGCTCGAGGCCGCGCCGCGCACCACGCGCGCGCAGAGCATGGACGTGCTGTCGTCGCAGGCCAACATTGCCGGCTACAAGGCCGTGCTGCTGGCCGCGCACCACTACCAGCGCTTCATGCCGATGCTGATGACCGCCGCCGGCACCGTCAAGGCCGCGCGTGTGCTGATCCTGGGCGCCGGCGTGGCCGGCCTGCAGGCGATTGCCACCGCCAAGCGCCTGGGCGCGGTGATCGAGGCCTCCGACGTGCGCCCCGCGGTCAAGGAGCAGATCGAATCGCTCGGCGCCAAGTTCCTCGACGTGCCGTTCCTGACCGACGAAGAGCGCGAGATCGCGCAGGGCGTGGGCGGCTACGCACGCCCGATGCCGCCTGACTGGATGAAGCGCCAGGCCGAGCTGGTGCACCAGCGCGCGATCCAGGCCGACATCGTCATCACTACCGCGCTGATCCCCGGGCGCAAGGCGCCGGTGCTGCTGCAGGAAGCCACCGTGGCGCAGATGAAGCCGGGCTCGGTGGTGGTCGACCTGGCCGCCGCGCAAGGCGGCAACTGCCCGCTGACGGTGGCCGACCAGGTGGTCAACCACAACGGCGTGATCCTGATCGGACATACCAACCTGGCCAGCATGGTGGCGGCCGACGCATCGGCGCTCTACGCCCGCAACGTGCTGGACTTCCTCAAGCTGGTCGTCGACAAGGACGGCCAGTTCACGCTCAACCTCGAAGACGACATCGTCGCCGCCTGCCTGATGTGCAGGGACGGCCAGGTCGTGCGCGAGGCGGCGTAA
- the panD gene encoding aspartate 1-decarboxylase, translated as MQRIMLRAKLHRVTVTQADLNYEGSCGIDQDLLDAADMKEFEKIELYNVNNGERFSTYIIKGERGSGEISLNGAAARRAHLGDQLIICTYAPMTDEEIATYKPKVILVNEKNGIKEIKKV; from the coding sequence ATGCAACGCATCATGCTCCGCGCCAAGCTCCACCGCGTCACCGTGACGCAGGCGGACCTCAACTACGAGGGTTCGTGCGGCATCGACCAGGACCTGCTGGACGCTGCCGACATGAAGGAGTTCGAGAAGATCGAGCTGTACAACGTCAACAACGGCGAGCGCTTCTCCACCTACATCATCAAGGGCGAGCGCGGCAGCGGCGAGATCTCGCTGAACGGCGCCGCCGCGCGCCGCGCGCACCTGGGCGACCAGCTGATCATCTGCACCTATGCGCCGATGACGGACGAGGAGATCGCCACCTACAAGCCCAAGGTCATCCTGGTGAACGAGAAGAACGGCATCAAGGAAATCAAGAAGGTCTGA
- a CDS encoding NAD(P) transhydrogenase subunit alpha, translated as MEMVNHTVINLIIFVLAIYVGYHVVWTVTPALHTPLMAVTNAISAIIIVGAMLAAGLTEGGVGRVMGTLAVALAAVNVFGGFLVTQRMLEMFKKKEPKAKAPEGKPALAKEGA; from the coding sequence ATGGAGATGGTGAACCACACGGTGATCAACCTGATCATCTTCGTGCTGGCGATCTACGTGGGTTACCACGTGGTCTGGACGGTCACGCCGGCCCTGCATACGCCCCTGATGGCGGTAACCAACGCGATCTCGGCCATCATCATCGTCGGCGCCATGCTCGCCGCGGGCCTGACCGAAGGCGGCGTCGGGCGCGTGATGGGCACGCTGGCGGTGGCATTGGCGGCGGTCAACGTGTTCGGCGGCTTCCTGGTCACCCAGCGCATGCTGGAGATGTTCAAGAAGAAGGAACCGAAGGCCAAGGCGCCCGAGGGCAAGCCGGCACTGGCCAAGGAGGGCGCGTGA
- a CDS encoding NAD(P)(+) transhydrogenase (Re/Si-specific) subunit beta produces MAGLVSMNLVTLLYLVASVCFIQALKGLSHPASARKGNAFGMIGMAIAVVTTLVLIVKLKNDFLAAGTAQSSVGTGIVLIFAALVVGGGIGAYVARKVQMTKMPELVAAMHSLIGLAAVFIAVAAVAEPAAFGISPAGSHLIPLGNRIELFIGCFVGAITFSGSVIAFGKLAGRYKFRLFQGAPVVFAGQHMLNLALAVAMVGFGIAFFISQEWLPFLVMLAIAFVLGVLIIIPIGGADMPVVVSMLNSYSGWAAAGIGFSLNNPMLIIAGSLVGSSGAILSYIMCKAMNRSFFNVILGGFGGDASAGAAAGAQAQRNVKSGSADDAAFLMGNAETVIIVPGYGLAVARAQHALKELTEKLSEKGVTVKYAIHPVAGRMPGHMNVLLAEAEVPYDQVFEMEDINSEFGQADVVLVLGANDVVNPAAKTDPKSPIAGMPILEAYKAKTIIVNKRSMAAGYAGLDNELFYMDKTMMVFGDAKKVVEDMFKAVD; encoded by the coding sequence ATGGCGGGCCTTGTCAGCATGAACCTCGTCACCCTGCTCTACCTGGTGGCCTCGGTTTGCTTTATCCAGGCACTCAAGGGGCTGTCGCACCCGGCCTCGGCGCGCAAGGGCAATGCCTTCGGCATGATCGGCATGGCCATCGCGGTGGTGACCACGCTGGTGCTGATCGTCAAGCTGAAGAACGATTTCCTCGCGGCGGGCACGGCCCAGTCCTCAGTGGGCACCGGCATCGTGCTGATCTTCGCCGCGCTGGTGGTCGGCGGCGGCATCGGCGCCTACGTCGCGCGCAAGGTGCAGATGACCAAGATGCCGGAACTGGTCGCGGCGATGCACTCGCTGATCGGTCTGGCGGCGGTGTTCATCGCCGTGGCGGCGGTGGCCGAGCCGGCGGCATTCGGCATCAGCCCGGCCGGCTCGCACCTGATCCCGCTGGGCAACCGCATCGAGCTGTTTATCGGCTGCTTCGTCGGCGCGATCACGTTCTCGGGCTCGGTGATCGCCTTCGGCAAGCTGGCCGGGCGCTACAAGTTCCGCCTGTTCCAGGGCGCGCCGGTGGTGTTCGCCGGCCAGCACATGCTGAACCTGGCGCTGGCAGTGGCCATGGTCGGCTTCGGCATCGCCTTCTTCATTTCGCAGGAGTGGCTGCCGTTCCTGGTGATGCTGGCGATCGCCTTCGTGCTGGGCGTGCTGATCATCATCCCGATCGGCGGCGCCGACATGCCGGTGGTGGTGTCGATGCTGAACTCGTACTCGGGCTGGGCGGCGGCGGGCATCGGCTTCTCGCTGAACAACCCGATGCTGATCATCGCCGGCTCGCTGGTGGGTTCGTCCGGTGCGATCCTCTCGTACATCATGTGCAAGGCGATGAACCGGTCGTTCTTCAACGTGATCCTGGGCGGCTTCGGCGGCGATGCGTCGGCTGGCGCGGCGGCCGGCGCGCAGGCACAGCGCAACGTCAAGTCGGGCTCGGCCGACGACGCCGCCTTCCTGATGGGCAACGCCGAGACCGTGATCATCGTGCCCGGCTACGGCCTGGCGGTGGCGCGCGCGCAGCACGCGCTGAAGGAGCTGACCGAGAAGCTGTCCGAGAAGGGCGTGACCGTCAAGTACGCGATCCACCCGGTGGCGGGCCGCATGCCGGGCCACATGAACGTGCTGCTGGCCGAGGCCGAGGTGCCGTACGACCAGGTCTTCGAGATGGAGGACATCAACAGCGAGTTCGGCCAGGCCGACGTGGTGCTGGTGCTGGGCGCCAACGACGTGGTCAACCCCGCGGCCAAGACCGATCCCAAGTCGCCGATCGCCGGCATGCCGATCCTGGAGGCGTACAAGGCCAAGACCATCATCGTCAACAAGCGTTCGATGGCCGCAGGCTATGCCGGGCTGGATAACGAGCTGTTCTACATGGACAAGACCATGATGGTGTTCGGCGACGCCAAGAAGGTGGTCGAGGACATGTTCAAGGCGGTCGACTGA
- a CDS encoding response regulator, whose protein sequence is MTFNPHDRNLSVFHHPVLTVLVDDSKSFIDSLAFQMDATRGVITFTDPREALQWIREAYATRFPGFLPVRVTHDDLTFLTERRTVQLDIDRIYRQIHDVNRFLQPGVVVVDYSMPQMDGLEFCQALQDLPCKTILLTGTADESIAVQGFNHGLIDRYVKKHDSNMVERLDQEIEAMQQAYFATLSRTLRELLTRHSFSFLSDPAMTERVRQLTARYGFVEYYLYPNPAGILLLTAQGHATLMVIETRAGLMTQVESAEAYDAPAALIEGLREGRLVPFFWPGNGMYTPACVDWEQYCLPAERCEGREEFFYALFDLPRHLLQEPVVSLQSFLADFSRNPDALTGRKRP, encoded by the coding sequence ATGACCTTCAATCCGCACGACAGGAACCTGTCGGTCTTCCATCACCCGGTCCTGACTGTGCTGGTGGATGACAGCAAGTCCTTCATCGATAGCCTGGCGTTCCAGATGGATGCCACGCGCGGGGTGATTACCTTCACCGACCCGCGCGAAGCGCTGCAGTGGATCCGCGAAGCCTACGCCACCCGCTTCCCCGGCTTCCTGCCGGTGCGCGTCACGCACGACGACCTCACCTTCCTGACTGAGCGGCGCACGGTGCAGCTGGATATCGACCGCATCTACCGCCAGATCCACGACGTCAACCGCTTCCTGCAGCCTGGCGTGGTGGTGGTCGACTATTCGATGCCGCAGATGGACGGCCTGGAATTCTGCCAGGCGCTGCAGGACCTGCCCTGCAAGACCATCCTGCTTACCGGCACCGCCGACGAAAGCATCGCCGTGCAGGGCTTCAACCACGGGCTGATCGACCGCTATGTGAAAAAGCACGACAGCAATATGGTGGAGCGGCTGGACCAGGAAATCGAGGCCATGCAGCAGGCGTACTTCGCCACGCTGTCGCGCACGCTGCGCGAGCTGCTGACGCGGCATTCGTTCTCGTTCCTGTCCGATCCGGCCATGACCGAGCGCGTGCGCCAGCTGACCGCGCGCTACGGCTTCGTCGAGTACTACCTGTACCCGAATCCCGCCGGCATCCTGCTGCTGACCGCGCAGGGCCACGCCACGCTGATGGTGATCGAGACCCGCGCCGGCCTGATGACGCAGGTGGAGTCGGCCGAAGCCTACGACGCCCCCGCCGCGCTGATCGAAGGCCTGCGCGAAGGCCGGCTCGTGCCCTTCTTCTGGCCCGGCAACGGCATGTACACGCCGGCCTGCGTCGACTGGGAGCAATACTGCCTGCCGGCCGAGCGCTGCGAAGGCAGGGAAGAGTTCTTCTACGCGCTGTTCGACCTGCCGCGCCACCTGCTGCAGGAGCCGGTGGTCAGCCTGCAGAGCTTCCTCGCGGATTTCAGCCGCAACCCCGACGCGCTGACGGGGCGCAAGCGCCCCTGA
- a CDS encoding THUMP domain-containing class I SAM-dependent RNA methyltransferase has protein sequence MTQAFFAPCPRGLESALAEELREIAAMPGMAALAPFSVHQEVPGGVNFSGEMAAAYAVNLHSRIASRVLMRVAARGYRHEDDIYTLARGVRWEQWFSPDESLRVDITAHKSPLRSLNFTALRVKDGVCDAMRERLGARPSVDTVSPDVRIYAHLTERDCTLYLDTTGEPLFKRGWRTEKGEAPLKENLAAGILRLAGWVPGQTFRPFYDPMCGSGTFLIEAAQVALGIAPGGSRSFAFEWLKGMDTKAWQKLKSDAQRARMLASADELQVVGSDISTDMLAITRANWERAGLPGEARTKQVDARFVQPPYDEPGLLLMNPPYGERIAVRGQRRAPEDELPRDEVEEAAANQFASAFATTLKQHFAGWQAWVFTGDLGFPRRLRLKESRRTPLYNGNIECRLFRFDMVRGANRAPQGD, from the coding sequence ATGACCCAAGCCTTCTTTGCCCCTTGCCCGCGCGGCCTGGAGAGCGCGCTCGCCGAAGAGCTGCGCGAGATCGCCGCGATGCCGGGCATGGCTGCGCTGGCGCCTTTTTCGGTGCACCAGGAAGTGCCGGGCGGCGTCAACTTCTCGGGCGAGATGGCTGCCGCCTATGCGGTCAACCTGCACTCGCGCATTGCCAGCCGGGTGCTGATGCGCGTGGCCGCGCGCGGCTACCGGCACGAGGACGACATCTACACGCTGGCGCGCGGCGTGCGCTGGGAGCAGTGGTTCTCGCCCGACGAGTCGCTGCGCGTGGACATTACCGCCCACAAGTCGCCGCTGCGCAGCCTCAATTTCACCGCGCTGCGGGTCAAGGACGGCGTCTGCGATGCCATGCGCGAGCGCCTGGGCGCCCGGCCCAGCGTCGATACCGTCAGCCCCGATGTGCGCATCTACGCCCACCTGACCGAGCGCGACTGCACGCTGTATCTCGACACCACCGGCGAGCCGCTGTTCAAGCGCGGCTGGCGCACCGAGAAGGGCGAGGCCCCGCTGAAGGAAAACCTTGCGGCCGGTATCCTGCGCCTGGCGGGCTGGGTGCCGGGCCAGACCTTCCGGCCCTTCTACGACCCGATGTGCGGCAGCGGCACCTTCCTGATCGAGGCCGCGCAGGTGGCGCTGGGCATCGCGCCGGGCGGCAGCCGCAGCTTCGCCTTCGAATGGCTCAAGGGCATGGACACCAAGGCGTGGCAGAAGCTGAAGTCGGACGCGCAGCGCGCCCGCATGCTGGCCTCGGCCGATGAACTGCAGGTGGTCGGTTCGGATATCTCCACCGACATGCTGGCGATCACGCGCGCCAACTGGGAGCGCGCCGGCCTGCCGGGCGAGGCGCGCACCAAGCAGGTGGACGCGCGCTTCGTGCAGCCGCCCTATGACGAGCCGGGCCTGCTGCTGATGAATCCCCCGTACGGCGAGCGCATCGCGGTGCGCGGCCAGCGCCGCGCGCCGGAGGACGAGCTGCCGCGGGATGAAGTCGAAGAGGCCGCCGCCAACCAGTTCGCCAGCGCCTTTGCCACCACCCTGAAGCAGCATTTCGCCGGCTGGCAGGCGTGGGTGTTCACCGGCGACCTGGGCTTTCCGCGCCGGCTGCGGCTGAAGGAATCGCGCCGCACGCCGCTCTACAACGGCAATATCGAGTGCCGGCTGTTCCGTTTCGACATGGTGCGCGGCGCCAACCGGGCACCGCAAGGGGACTGA
- a CDS encoding 2-hydroxychromene-2-carboxylate isomerase, with the protein MSKLVDYYLTPQSPYVYMGHARFSDIAARHGAQVNLKPVDLGKVFSVSGGLPLAQRPPQRQAYRLVELKRWSEFLNLPLNLEPTFFPVSGDAASKLIIAAQLAHGTARAMALTGAIGAAVWAQQRNIADAATLAQIADETGLDGAGLLKASEAQSVQAAYAQNTQDAISAGVFGAPWYVYDGQPFWGQDRLDFLDRALAAA; encoded by the coding sequence ATGAGCAAGCTGGTCGACTACTACCTGACGCCGCAATCGCCGTACGTCTACATGGGCCATGCCCGGTTCAGCGACATCGCCGCGCGCCATGGCGCGCAGGTGAACCTGAAACCGGTCGACCTGGGAAAGGTGTTCTCTGTCTCCGGCGGGCTGCCGCTGGCGCAGCGCCCGCCGCAGCGCCAGGCGTACCGCCTGGTCGAGCTCAAGCGCTGGAGCGAGTTCCTGAACCTGCCGCTGAACCTGGAGCCGACGTTTTTCCCGGTGTCGGGCGACGCTGCCAGCAAGCTGATCATTGCCGCGCAACTGGCGCATGGCACCGCGCGCGCGATGGCGCTGACCGGCGCGATCGGCGCGGCGGTGTGGGCGCAGCAGCGCAATATCGCCGATGCCGCCACGCTGGCGCAGATTGCCGACGAGACCGGCCTGGATGGCGCCGGCCTGCTCAAGGCCAGCGAAGCCCAGTCGGTGCAGGCCGCCTATGCGCAGAACACGCAGGACGCGATCTCGGCCGGCGTATTCGGCGCGCCGTGGTACGTCTACGACGGCCAGCCGTTCTGGGGCCAGGACCGGCTCGATTTTCTCGACCGCGCGCTGGCCGCGGCCTGA
- a CDS encoding CopD family protein codes for MLWVKALHIVFVVSWFAGLFYLPRIFVNLAMETEAASTQRLLLMARKLFRFMTMLAVPAVVFGLWLYLGYGIGRGAGQGWMHAKLALVLVLIGYHHGCGVLLRKFEAGRNARSHKFYRWFNELPVLVLLAVVILVVVKPF; via the coding sequence ATGCTCTGGGTCAAAGCGCTGCATATCGTCTTCGTCGTTTCGTGGTTCGCCGGCCTGTTCTACCTGCCGCGCATCTTCGTCAATCTGGCGATGGAAACCGAAGCCGCCAGCACGCAGCGCCTGCTGTTGATGGCGCGCAAGCTGTTCCGCTTCATGACCATGCTGGCAGTGCCGGCGGTGGTGTTCGGGCTGTGGCTGTACCTCGGCTATGGCATTGGCCGCGGCGCGGGGCAGGGTTGGATGCATGCCAAGCTGGCGCTGGTGCTGGTGCTGATCGGCTACCACCACGGCTGCGGCGTGCTGCTGCGCAAGTTCGAGGCGGGGCGCAACGCGCGCTCGCACAAGTTCTATCGCTGGTTCAACGAGCTGCCGGTGCTGGTGCTGCTGGCGGTGGTGATCCTGGTCGTGGTCAAGCCGTTCTGA
- a CDS encoding glutamate-5-semialdehyde dehydrogenase, whose translation MTEFDLNQYMDRVGRQARAASRAIARASTADKNRALLTIAAAIRRDADQLKAVNARDVERARANGQDAAFVDRLTLSDKAIATMAAGLEQIAALPDPIGEISNMKFRPTGIQVGQMRVPLGVIGIIYESRPNVTIDAAALCLKSGNATILRGGSEAIESNTALAALVAEGLSAAGLPPEAVQVIETTDRAAVGRLITMTEFVDVIVPRGGKSLIARLMEEARVPMIKHLDGICHVYIDAEADLDKAVRVCDNAKTQRYAPCNTMETLLVSQDIAAAALPPLCRIYQQKGVELRVCPATRATLEAAGFSGLVDASEEDWRLEYLAPILAIKTVVGLDQAISHINEYGSHHTDSIITENYSAGMRFIREVDSASVMINASTRFADGFEYGLGAEIGISNDKLHARGPVGLEGLTSLKYVVFGHGEVRT comes from the coding sequence ATGACCGAGTTCGACCTCAACCAATACATGGACCGCGTCGGCCGCCAGGCCCGCGCGGCGTCGCGCGCGATCGCGCGTGCCTCCACCGCCGACAAGAACCGTGCGCTGCTGACCATCGCCGCCGCGATCCGCCGCGATGCCGACCAGCTCAAGGCCGTCAACGCGCGCGACGTCGAGCGCGCCCGCGCCAACGGCCAGGACGCCGCCTTCGTCGACCGCCTGACGCTGTCGGACAAGGCCATTGCCACCATGGCCGCGGGGCTGGAGCAGATCGCCGCGCTGCCTGACCCGATCGGCGAGATCTCGAACATGAAGTTCCGCCCGACCGGCATCCAGGTGGGCCAGATGCGCGTGCCGCTGGGCGTGATCGGCATCATCTACGAGTCGCGCCCCAACGTGACCATCGACGCCGCCGCGCTGTGCCTGAAGTCGGGCAACGCCACCATCCTGCGCGGCGGATCCGAGGCGATTGAATCCAACACCGCGCTGGCCGCGCTGGTGGCCGAGGGCCTGTCCGCCGCCGGCCTGCCGCCGGAAGCCGTGCAGGTGATCGAGACCACCGACCGCGCCGCGGTCGGTCGCCTGATCACCATGACCGAATTCGTCGACGTGATCGTGCCGCGCGGCGGCAAGAGCCTGATCGCGCGCCTGATGGAAGAAGCGCGCGTGCCGATGATCAAGCACCTGGACGGCATCTGCCACGTCTACATCGACGCCGAGGCCGACCTGGACAAGGCCGTGCGTGTCTGCGACAACGCCAAGACCCAGCGCTACGCGCCGTGCAACACCATGGAAACGCTGCTGGTGTCCCAGGACATCGCCGCCGCCGCGCTGCCGCCGCTGTGCCGCATCTACCAGCAGAAGGGCGTCGAGCTGCGCGTGTGCCCGGCCACCCGCGCCACGCTCGAAGCGGCGGGCTTCAGCGGCCTGGTCGATGCCTCAGAGGAAGACTGGCGCCTGGAATACCTGGCGCCGATCCTGGCGATCAAGACCGTCGTTGGCCTCGATCAAGCCATCTCGCATATCAATGAGTACGGCTCGCACCATACCGACTCGATCATCACCGAGAACTACTCGGCGGGCATGCGCTTTATCCGCGAGGTCGATTCGGCCAGCGTGATGATCAATGCCTCGACCCGTTTTGCCGATGGCTTCGAATACGGCCTGGGCGCGGAGATCGGCATCTCCAACGACAAGCTGCATGCGCGCGGCCCGGTCGGGCTGGAAGGGCTGACCTCGCTCAAGTACGTGGTGTTCGGGCACGGCGAGGTTCGGACGTAA